A window of Gloeocapsopsis sp. IPPAS B-1203 genomic DNA:
ATTAGATAACCCATAGTCAATCATGTCATCTTATGTTTAATCAAAAGAAGTCTGACATCCAAGGTGAAGAACTAACAAAAATCTGTGTTGCTATTGATAAAGCTGTTTCTGTAGCTTCTAACCATCCTACAAGTTGCAATTGCTGTGGTGTAAATAATCCTGTGTATAGGGGAGATAATCCTCTGACATCGAGCTTTAATTCTCCTTTTCCTCCTCGTACTACTTCACTGCGTCCTTGTGCTACTTTTAAAATGAATTTGTCGTTGTTTTCTACAATCAAGTCATCGCGAACTTCCAAATGTAATTCGGTTACTAATCCTTGTGGATAACCGCGTTTCTCTAAAGCTTTCATAACATCTACAATTCGCACCATCCAATGCTCTAGGCTTGCTACTTTAGCAGTTTGTTCCGGCAAAAATAGCGTTAAAAAATTATTAGGAGAAGCCCTCCATCGTACTTTCTCAACTTGCGAGCGGTGATCGCTAATAAATGTCCAGAAACGCTGCACTGCGCCTGTAGTAAGCAAGACAAGATCGCGGATTGTAAGACAACTGCTATTATTGATTTCCTGTTGTTGAAACATTAAATACCCTTCAGGTTGATCTGCACCAATCAAATAAGCATAAGTAGATGATTCTGTTTTCTCTTGCCAAATCGACTGATGGCGTTGCAAATATCCATTTGTTGATTTTGCTTGTTGCTGATGCAGATTATAGAATTCATGACAATCGAGATTTACAGCTTGCATTGGTAGTGTGCGATTGCGCATCATGATACTTTGCGTGGGCATTTCCCAAGTGCAAAGGCTTCCTCCTTGTTCGTATCCGGCTTGGCGATACAATTGTTGTGTCGCTGCATACAAAGTAGAAAGTGGTATACCCTGCTTGTAAAGTTCTCGAATCGTTTGTTGCATGAGTTCTAGTGCTGCACCAGAACCGCGATATTCTGGGGCTATACCGACTGCTGCAATTCCTCCCATGGGGACACACTCACCCCCAAACCATTGTCCTTGCGGAAGAATGGCTAAACCACCGATCATTTGATTTGAATTGCTGATGCTGCGGAAGTTTTCTCTACCAATACGTTGAAAGTAAGTCTTGATGCTGTCGGGTGGAGAGTTGAAGCACTGCTGTAAGATTTTTCCTAGTCGTTGCTCGTCTTCAGCATTAGAGATGATGTCATATTCAAACTGAGACGTCATGACAATGTACTCGTTGTACTACAAATATAAATATATATGTATTACAAATATGAGGCAAGCGATCGCGCTTGATTAATCCATACTTGCATTTCACTTCGAGAAGGACACAAATCGCGACGTTGAGTTGTAGCGACTTGCAATCGCAAAATCTGTTGATGTAACCGATGCAGTGGAGTTTGCGCAAGTTGTCCAACAGATATAATTCCTACATGTAGTAGTACGCCGCAATGTTGACAGCCAACACTGGGAATCCGCGCTAAATCTGCTAAAGCCACCCATTTGTTGACAGTTTCAGTTCTCACTCGCAACTGTGTTGCTAAAGCTTGTCGTTGAGCAGAAGTTCGGCATTGTTGTAGTAGTTGCAGTGTTTTAGAGACGCCCAACTGTGTAAGTTGTGCTTGTTCTTGGGAGTTTAATCCTGGTAATTCACTGATTTGCCAATTCTTTGAAAGAATTTTAGTCTGAGTAGAGCGATTTACTTTTTGCATATTTTAGAAGTAAGATTAAGTACGTGGGTAAACATGAATATAACGAAGGGCTGGTAACTGGTCATTAAATAGCTATTGGCTATTAGAAATTTGATGGGCATGACTCGCTACCTACTTTTGCTGAAGCTAAACATTGTTTCATCATCAGATCTTCCAAATTACCGCTAAAACAAGCGCGAAAATATTCAGCGTATAACTTGCAGCTGAGTATTGCTCGATCGCCTTGCAAATTTATTAATCCCATACTTTGCAACTTAAATGCCTGCACCAAATCTATCTCCACTGGCGACGGTGCAGCCAGAATCCGACCGAAAGCTGCTGCCAACTCTGGATGCCGTTGTAGATGCCACAATTTCTGTTGCAAGTGGTCGCGATAAATTTCAGCTGAGGCAAGGGATGTTTGCAACAACTGCTCTAAGGTGACATCGTGATGCCAAATGTGATACAAAGCCAACTGCACCAAATAAGGATGCCCGCCTACCTGGACTATCAGTTGCTCCGCTTCTCTCAACGACCAATCCAGTCTATACCGCAATGCTAAATCCTGCACCTGAGAGCTAGTGAACGCTCGCAACTCAATCGGCAAGCCGACATTAAACGGCGATTTATTCACGTTCAACGGAATATAAACTTTTGTTGAATGCGCCACGACTAACCGGAGTCTTTTCCAAATCTCCTGATTCTTGGCTTCCTCATGCCAAGTTCGCAACATACCAAAAAACTCGTCAGCTATATCGGGATATTGAAACAGTCGGTCAACGTCATCTAACCCTAGCACTAAAGGCTGTCCTGTTTCAGCCAACAGATACCGCTCAAAGTACATTTTGCAACTGACTTTACTGCCAAACAAATCGTCCCAATAGTCTGCTAAACGATTAGGCATTTGCACGCTCAAACCAACGCTGGCACAAAACCACTGCAAAAATTTATCTAAGTTTTGGAAAATCGCTTTATCTGCTAGCTGAAAGTTGAGAAGCACGGTTCGATAGCTTTGCTCGGCGGCTTGATGGAGAATCCACGCCATCAACGAGGTTTTTCCCATCCGTCTGGGGGCTTCGATCCGCAGCAGTGCTCCTGGTTGCATGATTGTCTTGTAACAGTCAGCCCTAAGCAGTGGTTGCTCGACATAGAAAGCGGAATTCACAGGCATGGGACCGCCTGGAAATTCTGGATCTACGTTTTGATTTGATTGTGTAGCATTTACTACCTCTTCAATTTGCAAGTCTGGCTGGAAATAATCGCCTGGCTCTAGAGAAAGATTAAAAGCCTTAAAGCAGCACTTCAGAGTTTGCTTATCGACCCCAGCTTCGCATTTAAATACCTTCATTAGGGTGTCTGCAGACAAGCCTGTTTGCTCGTTCAGAGCTTCGAGGGTATAACGGTTGCCGGAGTTTTGCCAAATTTCCGCCTGAGATTTAGCTGCCTGAAGCTTCTGAAATCCCTGAGGTGATAAGATTACACCCCTCCTCCGCCTGTATTGTTGTCCATTCATCTGCGTCGGAACTCCTTGGTTCTAGTTGGACGCGATCAAGACTTGCTTTTATTTACCCTCAGCGCAGTTGCCTTCTATCAAAGTTACTTTGGTGCTGAATTGTAGTTCATCTTTCAGTTTTCTCAACAATGCCATCAGTTGATCGCAATCTAAATTTCTGCCTCAGTAAGCAGGATTGCAGTTTCACTGCCAACTCTACATATGTTTGCTTCTGTGTTAAGCTTCATCTCGATCGTATAATTCTATACAATTGGATTGGGTCGATAGCTTTTGACTGTACCGACACCACCAGTAAAGGACACCATCTGCTCTTTACTAAACTTAGGTATCGCATTTAGGATCGTTAGTTCAAACAATCTTTCTGTACTGTCTTTGGCGATCGCGTAATACCTACTTTCGAGTATACCATCTGCATACAATCCTATATAAATTAGTTTAATTCGCCGTTAAACTTGACCTGAACCTGGTCAATTATTTCAGAGAAAGAATTGTTTTGTTTCGAGTTAGATTCTCTCTGTTGCTATTAGCAATAAAACGATACATCTTCATCGCATTCATCTGCCAGGTAGATTAAGCATCTGAAGCGAAGGCGAATCAAATGAAGTGACTCCACGCTGCAATCTCTATTGTCAGTGCGATTGCGATCGCATTGTATCTAGTTAACTTATCTCTGCTAAAGAATATAGTCGCCTTCCGCAAATAAGCCTTTTCCGATTTTAAGCAAATTTACTGCTGCAAGTAGTTCAATCTTACAACGCCTGAAACCTTTGCTCGTGCTGATTTTAGGGAATTGATAACCAGAAATCCTTAAATTTGTTCTTAAGAGCCTAAACTTTGGTTGTTGAAACTGGAATTGAGAACGGAAGATAGATTTAGTTTTTCAGCAGACACCAGACAGATACAAGTAACCCCCAATTTGGGGATGATCTTACATTAGCAAGCACCATACATCTCCTACATCTAGTTCTTCACCGCAGATAATATAGCAATTTTGATAGTTCATCGACTTGTTGGAGTAGGCTTTGCTCATTCCAGCAAGACATTAAAAATTTATACAAAACTATGGAAAGCGCTCTTTGCTCTCTGGAACTGTCTTTCGGGATTCCTACTTAAAAATTGGCATGTGAGCAGGCTTTTGGTTTATTCACACATCAAACGAGAGAAATAAATATGGCTACTATTACGGGTACTTCAGATAATGACAATCTCATTGGCACAACAGACGATGATGGAATGTTCGGCTTGGATGGCAACGATACCCTCGATGGTGGGGATGGCAACGATACCCTCGATGGTGGCATTGGCAGCGATACTCTCGACGGCGGCAGGGACAACGATACCCTCGTTGCTGATTACAGCCATGCCACCAAAGCCATTACCTTGACTTTTGCGTCTAATATTAGAGACAGCTCAATAAATGGCACGATCACCGCAGAAACAGAGGTTTTCATTGGTCTTGGCAGAGACACGAAAGTCACAGTGCTTGAAACGGATACCTTCCGCAACATTGAGGTGCTAAACCTAACTGGGAGTAATTTCAATGACGAACTCTACGGTAGCAAGGGCAACGATACCCTCAATGGCGGGTCTGGTAATGACATCCTTCATGGTGGAGAGGGCAACGATATCCTCAGTGGTG
This region includes:
- a CDS encoding DUF4332 domain-containing protein, whose product is MQKVNRSTQTKILSKNWQISELPGLNSQEQAQLTQLGVSKTLQLLQQCRTSAQRQALATQLRVRTETVNKWVALADLARIPSVGCQHCGVLLHVGIISVGQLAQTPLHRLHQQILRLQVATTQRRDLCPSRSEMQVWINQARSLASYL
- a CDS encoding GNAT family N-acetyltransferase — protein: MTSQFEYDIISNAEDEQRLGKILQQCFNSPPDSIKTYFQRIGRENFRSISNSNQMIGGLAILPQGQWFGGECVPMGGIAAVGIAPEYRGSGAALELMQQTIRELYKQGIPLSTLYAATQQLYRQAGYEQGGSLCTWEMPTQSIMMRNRTLPMQAVNLDCHEFYNLHQQQAKSTNGYLQRHQSIWQEKTESSTYAYLIGADQPEGYLMFQQQEINNSSCLTIRDLVLLTTGAVQRFWTFISDHRSQVEKVRWRASPNNFLTLFLPEQTAKVASLEHWMVRIVDVMKALEKRGYPQGLVTELHLEVRDDLIVENNDKFILKVAQGRSEVVRGGKGELKLDVRGLSPLYTGLFTPQQLQLVGWLEATETALSIATQIFVSSSPWMSDFF
- a CDS encoding AAA-like domain-containing protein, whose protein sequence is MNGQQYRRRRGVILSPQGFQKLQAAKSQAEIWQNSGNRYTLEALNEQTGLSADTLMKVFKCEAGVDKQTLKCCFKAFNLSLEPGDYFQPDLQIEEVVNATQSNQNVDPEFPGGPMPVNSAFYVEQPLLRADCYKTIMQPGALLRIEAPRRMGKTSLMAWILHQAAEQSYRTVLLNFQLADKAIFQNLDKFLQWFCASVGLSVQMPNRLADYWDDLFGSKVSCKMYFERYLLAETGQPLVLGLDDVDRLFQYPDIADEFFGMLRTWHEEAKNQEIWKRLRLVVAHSTKVYIPLNVNKSPFNVGLPIELRAFTSSQVQDLALRYRLDWSLREAEQLIVQVGGHPYLVQLALYHIWHHDVTLEQLLQTSLASAEIYRDHLQQKLWHLQRHPELAAAFGRILAAPSPVEIDLVQAFKLQSMGLINLQGDRAILSCKLYAEYFRACFSGNLEDLMMKQCLASAKVGSESCPSNF
- a CDS encoding Mo-dependent nitrogenase C-terminal domain-containing protein; its protein translation is MESLHLIRLRFRCLIYLADECDEDVSFYC